The genome window TCCAGAACACGACGGCCGCGACCGCGGCGGCGGCGGGGATCGTGAGGATCCACGCACCGGCGATGTTCTTGGCGACGCCCCAGCGCACGGCCGACAGCCGCTTGGTCGCGCCGACGCCCATGATCGCGGACGTGATCGTGTGCGTGGTCGACACCGGCGCGTGCAGCGCGAACGCGTTGACGTAGAGCACGACGGCCGAGACCGACTCGGCGACGAACCCGCGCGCGGGGTCCAGCTCGATGATCTTGCGTCCCAGGGTGCGCATGATGCGCCACCCGCCCGCGTACGTGCCGAGCGAGATCGCCCCGGCCGCCGCGAGCTTGACCCACAGCGGGATGCCGTCGTCGGGGTTCGCCCAGTTCGCGGTGAGCAGCGCCAGGTAGATGACACCCATGGTCTTCTGCGCGTCCTGCAGGCCGTGACCGAGCGCCATGGCGGCCGCGGAGACGGTCTGCGCGAACCGGAAGCGACGGTTGGTCCGCGCCGGCGGGCGGTTGCGGATGAGCCACAGGAGGCCCACCATCACGAAGAACGCGAGGGTGAACCCGATCAGCGGCGAGAAGACCATCGGCAGGACGACCTTCTCGACGATCGAGCTGCCGTACACGCCGAACCCACCGGCGAGACCCGCTCCGACGAGGCCGCCGATGAGGGCGTGCGTCGACGACGAGGGCAGCCCGAACCACCACGTGACGAGGTTCCAGGTGATGGCGCCGACGAGCGCGCACAGGATGACGACGAGCGCGCTGTGCGACGACGCCGACTGCAGGTCGACGATCTGGGTGGCGATGGTCTCGGCGACCTCGGTGCCGAGCAGCGCGCCGAGGAAGTTCATGACCGCGGCCATGATGAGCGCCGCCCGCGGCGTGAGCGCGCGCGTCGAGACCGACGTGGCGATCGCGTTGGCGGCGTCGTGGAAACCGTTGGTGTAGTCGAACCCGAGAGCGAGCGCGACGACGAAGACGACCAGCACAGGTTCCACGACGGCTCAGGACTCCTTGAGCGCGATCGTCTCGACCGTGTTGGCCACCTTCTCGAAGGCGTCCGCCGCGTCCTCGAGCTTCTCGACGATCTCCTTGAGCTTCATGAGGAGGATCGGGTCGGCGATCTCGTCGAACATCTCCGCGAGCAGCTTGCGGTGCGACTTGTCGGCCTGGTTCTCGAGGCGGTTGATCTCGACCCAGTACTCCTGCAGGGACTCCATCGAGCGCAGCCGGGGCATCGCCTCGGCCGTCAGCTCGGCGGCGCGCTGCAGCACCTGGACCTGGTCGGAGACGCGGGCAGGCAGCTCCCCGATCTTGTACAGGACCATGAGGTCGGACGCCTCGTCCATGTAGTCCATGCAGTCGTCGAGGCTCGACGCGAGGTCGTAGATGTCGTCGCGGTCGAACGGTGTGACGAACGTCTGGTTGAGACGCCGCATGATCGTGTGGGTCGCGTCGTCCGCAGCGTGCTCGGTCGCGGCCATCCGCTTGTTGAGCTCCTTGCGGGTGGCGCGATCGGCGCCGAGCATCTCCGCCAGCAGGTTCGCGCCCGTCACGAGATGGGCGGCGGATGCGGCGAAGAGGTCGAAGTACGAGGTGTCGCGCGGTGTCAGGCGCAGGCGCACGGAGGGCTCCGGGTCGTCGACTGGTGGTGTGCCCCCGGGAAGCGGGGCGACGCCCAGCCTAACGGGCGGTGAACGCCACTCGTGCCGGACCCTCGTCCCAGCCGGTCTCCCGGACCGCGCGGAACCGTTTCGTGCGAGGACGCCGGGCCGGAGCGCCTGACGGCGCGAGGCCGCTCGAAGCGGCTGATGATGGAGCCCGGGGCTACCGACCCGGCGTCGCCGACCAGTGTACGCGGCCGGCGGTCACTCGAGCCTGTCGGCCCGCCACAGCTGTGCCGCGCGCGCGAGCTCCTCGGCGGTGCGGACGAGGGACGCGGCACCGCGGGTCTGGCGTGCGGCCGCGCCGGGGTCGAGCGCGTCGAGGTGGTCGGCGTCGAACGCCGCGCCCGTGGCCAGCACCTGGCAGAACGCCGCGGCCCGCTCGAGCGCGGTCGCGAGGTCACCGGTGTACACGCCCGACAGGACGGCGTCCGCGACCGCGCGCACGTCGTCCGGTCCGGGCATCTCCACGACGCCCGCGACGACGTCGTGGACGGGCGCGGCCGCGACGCCCTGGCGGTAGCGGTCGGCGACGGTCCCGGGGTCGCGACGCACCCACTCGCGCAGCACGTAGAGCCGCCACAGCGCGCCCGGGAGCGTGTCGGCGGGGCTGTCGGCCCACATCGCTGCGACGACGTCGAGGCCCTCGGTCTCGACCAGGGCGACGAGCCGCGCGACGACCTGCGGGTCCTCCGTCGCCCGTCCGTGGTGGACGAGCGCGTTGGCCGTGGTGTGCGCGATCTCGTCGCGCAGCGCCGGGTCGAGCGCGCCGGGCAGCTCGTCCGCGACCGCGGGGTCCACGACGAGCGGCCGGTGGTGCCGGCGTCCGGAACCGCCGCCGGACGCGCCGCCGCCCCCGGCGTCGCCCGTCCCGGCTCCGCCCGTCCCCGTCCCGTCCGCGCTCACCGCGGCATGATCCCTCGCCGCGGCGCACTCCACCACCCCTCGCCCGGTGTCGACGTGCGGTGCGGGGTGCTGCGGTTCACAGTGGGTCTGACCGGGAGGGGCCCGGGTGGTGGGGGGTGCGGACCATGACCGACGCGACATCCGGGCCGTCCTCGTCGGCTCGACCCGGCCGGTACAAGGGCAAGGCCGTCGTCCTGGCGGTCGCCGCGGCCGTCGGTGGTTTCCTCTTCGGCTTCGACAGCTCGGTCATCAACGGTGCCGTGGACGCGGTGCAGGGTCAGTTCGCGCTCTCGGGCGTCGTGACCGGGCTGGTCGTCGCCGTGGCGCTGCTGGGCTGCGCGTTCGGCGCGTGGCTGGGCGGGAGGCTCTCGGACCGGTGGGGCCGCACGCGCGTCATGGTGCTCGGCGCCATCCTCTTCTTCGTCTCCTCGATCCTGTCCGGGCTGGCGTTCGCCGCGTGGGACCTCGCGCTGTGGCGGGTCGTGGCGGGCATCGGCATCGGCATCGCGTCCGTGATCGCCCCGGCGTACATCGCCGAGATCGCCCCGGCGGCGATGCGCGGGCGTCTGGGCTCGCTGCAGCAGCTGGCGATCACGCTCGGCATCTTCGCGGCGCTGCTGTCGGACCAGCTGCTGGCCACGTCGGCGGGGGGTGCGGCGCAGGAGCTGTGGTTCGGTCTCGAGGCGTGGCGCTGGATGTTCCTGGTCTGCGTGGTGCCGGCAGCCGTCTACGGCATCCTCGCCCTGCGCATCCCGGAGTCCCCCCGCTACCTGGTCTCGCTGGGTCGGCAGGACGAGGCGCGCGCGGTGCTCGCCGACGTGCTGGGTGCGGACGAGGACCCCGACGAGCGCGTCGCGCAGATCGAGCAGATCATCCGGGCGGACGCGAAGCTGACGAACCAGGCGAGCCTGCGCGGTCCGGCGCTCGGGCTGCTGCCGGTGGTGTGGGTCGGGATCCTGCTCTCGGTGTTCCAGCAGTTCGTCGGGATCAACGTGATCTTCTACTACTCCACGACGCTGTGGCAGGCGGTCGGCTTCGAGGAGAGCCAGTCGTTCCTCATCTCGACGATCACGGCGCTGACGAACGTGGCGGTGACCTTCATCGCGATCGGGCTGATCGACAAGGTCGGACGCCGCCCGCTGCTGCTCATCGGGTCGGCCGGCATGGCGGTCGCCCTGGGGACGATGGCCGTCGCCTTCCTCAACGCCACCGGCACCGGCGAGGAGATCAGCCTCGAGGGCCCGTGGGGCGTGGTCGCGCTGGTCGCCGCGAACGCGTTCGTCGTGTTCTTCGGTGCGACGTGGGGGCCGCTGGTCTGGGTGCTCCTGGGTGAGATGTTCCCGAACCGCATCCGCGCCGCTGCGCTCGGTGTGGCGGCGTCCGCGCAGTGGGTGGCGAACTTCCTCATCACGCTGTCGTTCCCCGAGATGCTCGACCGGTGGGGCGCCTCCGTGCCGTACTTCATGTACGCGGCGTTCGCCCTCGTCTCGTTCTTCTTCGTGCTGACCAAGGTGCCCGAGACGAAGGGTGTGCAGCTCGAGGACATGGAGGGCCTGAAGGTCGAGCGCCGGGGTCGGGCCGCGTCCGACTGACGTCCGGCGTCCCGGTGCCCGGGACGCGTCGTCCCAGGCACCGGGACGACGCGTCGCCGCGCTGGTCGGGACCGCGTGGCGGGAAACACGTTGCCTCAGGTAACTATCGCGCGTAGGGTTGCCCTAAGCAACTGTCGGAGCCTCGTGCCCGACCCGACCGCCGACGAAGCCCGGTCGACCCCGTCCCCGCGCCCGGAAGCGAGCACCATCCTTGAGCACCATCAGCACCCGTGCCGGCGAGGCCGTCGCCGAGCCGGCGGCCTCGCCGGCACCCATGACGCACCGCGAGGTCCTCGAGGCCCTCTCGGGGATCCTCCTGGGCATGTTCGTCTCGATCCTCGCGACGAGCGTCGTCTCGACGTCCCTGCCGCGGATCATCACCGACCTCGGCGGCAGCCAGTCCGCGTTCACGTGGGTCGTCACGGCGACCCTGCTGACCACCACGGTCTCGACGCCCATCTGGGGCAAGCTCGCCGACCTCGTCGACCGCAAGCTGCTCATCCAGCTCGCGCTCGCGGTCTCCGTCATCTCCTCGGCCCTCGCCGGCCTGGCGCACAGCACCGAGCTGCTCATCGGCATGCGCGCCCTGCAGGGCATCGGCGCGGGCGGCCTCACGGCCCTGGGCACCGTGCTCATCGCCGACATCATCAGCCCCCGCGAGCGCGGCCGGTACATGGGCCTCATGGGCGCCGTGATGGCGGTCGGCATGGTGGGCGGGCCGCTGCTCGGCGGTGTCATCACCGACGCCGCCGGCTGGCGCTGGAACTTCTTCGTCGGGCTGCCGTTCGCCGTCGCCGCGATCATCGTCCTGCAGCGCACGCTGCACCTGCCCGCCGTCGTGCGACGCCGCGTCCGCATCGACTGGGCCGGCGCGGTCCTGCTCTCGGCGTCGATCGCCACCCTGCTGCTGTGGATCACGTTCGCCGGCTCGTCGTTCGCGTGGATGTCGTGGCAGACCGCCGTGATGGTGGGCGGGTCCGCGCTCGGCGTCGTCGCCGTCGTCGCCGTCGAGTCCCGTGCGGCCGAGCCGATGATCCCGCTGCACCTGTTCCGCAACCGCACCGTCGTCCTGACGGTCATCGCGTCGGTCGCCGTCGGCATCGCGCTGTTCGGCACGCAGGTCTTCCTCAGCCAGTACATGCAGCTGGCGCGCGGCAAGACGCCCACCGAGTCCGGCCTGCTG of Cellulomonas dongxiuzhuiae contains these proteins:
- a CDS encoding DUF47 domain-containing protein: MRLRLTPRDTSYFDLFAASAAHLVTGANLLAEMLGADRATRKELNKRMAATEHAADDATHTIMRRLNQTFVTPFDRDDIYDLASSLDDCMDYMDEASDLMVLYKIGELPARVSDQVQVLQRAAELTAEAMPRLRSMESLQEYWVEINRLENQADKSHRKLLAEMFDEIADPILLMKLKEIVEKLEDAADAFEKVANTVETIALKES
- a CDS encoding inorganic phosphate transporter translates to MEPVLVVFVVALALGFDYTNGFHDAANAIATSVSTRALTPRAALIMAAVMNFLGALLGTEVAETIATQIVDLQSASSHSALVVILCALVGAITWNLVTWWFGLPSSSTHALIGGLVGAGLAGGFGVYGSSIVEKVVLPMVFSPLIGFTLAFFVMVGLLWLIRNRPPARTNRRFRFAQTVSAAAMALGHGLQDAQKTMGVIYLALLTANWANPDDGIPLWVKLAAAGAISLGTYAGGWRIMRTLGRKIIELDPARGFVAESVSAVVLYVNAFALHAPVSTTHTITSAIMGVGATKRLSAVRWGVAKNIAGAWILTIPAAAAVAAVVFWIIHPILG
- a CDS encoding sugar porter family MFS transporter, whose protein sequence is MTDATSGPSSSARPGRYKGKAVVLAVAAAVGGFLFGFDSSVINGAVDAVQGQFALSGVVTGLVVAVALLGCAFGAWLGGRLSDRWGRTRVMVLGAILFFVSSILSGLAFAAWDLALWRVVAGIGIGIASVIAPAYIAEIAPAAMRGRLGSLQQLAITLGIFAALLSDQLLATSAGGAAQELWFGLEAWRWMFLVCVVPAAVYGILALRIPESPRYLVSLGRQDEARAVLADVLGADEDPDERVAQIEQIIRADAKLTNQASLRGPALGLLPVVWVGILLSVFQQFVGINVIFYYSTTLWQAVGFEESQSFLISTITALTNVAVTFIAIGLIDKVGRRPLLLIGSAGMAVALGTMAVAFLNATGTGEEISLEGPWGVVALVAANAFVVFFGATWGPLVWVLLGEMFPNRIRAAALGVAASAQWVANFLITLSFPEMLDRWGASVPYFMYAAFALVSFFFVLTKVPETKGVQLEDMEGLKVERRGRAASD
- a CDS encoding MFS transporter, which translates into the protein MSTISTRAGEAVAEPAASPAPMTHREVLEALSGILLGMFVSILATSVVSTSLPRIITDLGGSQSAFTWVVTATLLTTTVSTPIWGKLADLVDRKLLIQLALAVSVISSALAGLAHSTELLIGMRALQGIGAGGLTALGTVLIADIISPRERGRYMGLMGAVMAVGMVGGPLLGGVITDAAGWRWNFFVGLPFAVAAIIVLQRTLHLPAVVRRRVRIDWAGAVLLSASIATLLLWITFAGSSFAWMSWQTAVMVGGSALGVVAVVAVESRAAEPMIPLHLFRNRTVVLTVIASVAVGIALFGTQVFLSQYMQLARGKTPTESGLLTIPMVVGTFLASTLSGRAISRSGRYKKIMVVGAVLLTAGLGLMGTIDEGTSFTLVGLYMLVVGAGVGMLMQNLVLATQNTLPITDMGAGTATVAFFRTLGGAIGVSALGAVLSNRVSHLMVDGLTGIGVPPSALGSGGSTSLPDLATLPGPVRQVVEHAFGVGVAELFLIGAPIALLALVAVLALREVPLGRASGLEQRLAAEAEAARGEQAGTTPAS